In the Methanomassiliicoccales archaeon genome, CCTCCAAAACTTTGCGGTGGAGATAAGGATGCTTTATTTTCTTAGCAAAATGCTGGGCCAAAGTCCTCTCGCGCTCCACCCCTTCGCTAAGCAGGCTTTCGAGGTCCGATCTAAGGCTCCTCCTCAACATCTCTACTGGCATGTTTTTATATCTAGCATATCCCGCGAAGAGCTCGTCCGCTCCCTGCCCTGAAAGCAGCTCATGCTCTTCCGCTTGCTGCGCGATCATGTACAGAGGCATCTCGAAGGATAAGGTCAAAGGATTCTCTGTCCCCAGTATCTTGGCCAAGGGCAAAAGGGAAGATATCACCCGCTCACGATCAAGGACCAGTGGTCTCCATTCCAGTCCCAATCGTTCTGCGCTACTTCTGGCGGCCTCCAGGTCATGAGAGCCAGCTAGGCCAATGGTGTAAAGCCGGACCTTCACAAATTCCATCGCCAGTTTAGCGAGGATGGTGCTATCCAATCCGCCTGAGAATAGTAGTCCGACCTCGGGCTCATCGCAATCCTCCCTAACCGCCAAACGCAATGCTTCTAGCAAAGTCTCCGCTTCACTCACGCCTCCACGCATGACTCCTCCGATTTATCATTCTCTCCACGGAATCATCATCCTTCCGTGAGGAGAGAGACGGTTGTCGTGAGCGGGACATGATGGTACTGAACGGTTATTATACCCTAGGTGGATTCTTATCCGTGTCGATGAGCTTGGAGCGCCTCTTCAGCCCATGCAGCGTGGCCGTAGTAGGCGCCTCCTCGCAACCGGAAAAGGCAGGCAATGTCATCCTGAGGCAGCTAATCGGGGGTAAGTTCAGGGTCTACCCCGTCAATCCCCACCGCAAGGACATACTTGGACTCCTCTGCTACCCTTCAATCTCCGCCCTGCCAGAAAGGGTGGATGTGGCTATACTGTCAATCTCTGCGGAGGCTACCTTGCAGGCGGTCAAGGACTGCGTGGCCGCCAAGATACCTTTCGTTATATCCGTGGCCGGCGGTTTCGCGGAGATGGGAGAAGAAGGGAAGAGGCTGCAGAATGAGATGGTGCAAGCGATCAAGGGCTCGGAGACGAGATTGCTTGGCCCCAATACTATGGGGGTATTGGTCCCGGGGCAGAAGTTCGACACTTTCTTTCTTCCCAGGGAGCGAAGCCCCAGGCCCAAAGACGGATGTATAT is a window encoding:
- a CDS encoding asparagine synthase C-terminal domain-containing protein, with protein sequence MRGGVSEAETLLEALRLAVREDCDEPEVGLLFSGGLDSTILAKLAMEFVKVRLYTIGLAGSHDLEAARSSAERLGLEWRPLVLDRERVISSLLPLAKILGTENPLTLSFEMPLYMIAQQAEEHELLSGQGADELFAGYARYKNMPVEMLRRSLRSDLESLLSEGVERERTLAQHFAKKIKHPYLHRKVLEVAGTLQTSHLIEGDERKVILRRVANLLSLEESSRPKKAAQYGSGVIKVMKIEARRRKVPLKRLIASLREETL